The genomic interval ATTGAGGGGACATCGAGGTGATTGGTTGGTTCATCCATGACGATGAGATGCGGGGTGTGTAGCATTCCCAAGGCGAGAAGGAGCTTACGTACCTCGCCAGGACTGGGCTGCCCGGTTTCCAGCAGACGCTGGGGCCGTGAGCCCAGGCGACTGATCATTGTCATGAGCTGACCTCGTTGATCTTTTGCCAAGCTCCGCGTCTGGCCGACGATGTCTTTGGCCTGTTGGCGTGGAATTTCCTGGGGGATGTAGGTGACTCGTTCCGGGGGCAGTTCGACGCTTTTTATGAGCCTGGCAATCAAGGTGCTCTTGCCGCTCCCGTTGGCTCCGGTGAGGGCGATGCGATCGTCGGGACGCATGTACAGGCTCGGGACGTGCAGCCACCGATCAGGCCCGAGGGGAAGACGACAGGCCCGAAGGCTGAACAGCGTCGCGCGCTTGGACTGCGTGCCTTGCATCAAGATACCGAGAGCAGAGGTCTTTGTGACCCCTATCGCCTCCTGTTTGTGACGCACCCGGTCCAGGCGTGCATCGAGCTGACGGAGGAGTTTTCCACCGACTCCGTCTTTGCCGGTCGCCCGGGCCAGATTTTTTTGACCGCGCGCGTCATGATCTTTTTTTGCCAGACCGCGTTTGGAGCGTTTGTGGTGCGCCTGGGCCGCATCCGCTCGACGACGGTGCGCTTCTCGTTCTACGCGTTGCCGTTCACGTTTGGCGTGAGCGTACTGCTTGTCTGCTCGCCGTGCCTCGGCCTCGGCCTGTCGAGATCCCTGGCTGAAACCGCCGGGTCGCAGCACCACCTGGGGCGGGTCGATGAACACACACTGCTGGCAAAGCGTATCGAGCAGGGCACGGTCGTGGCTCACCAACAAACCGACGCCCTGAAAAGACTGCAAGGCGGTGATGAGCAAGTCCCGGGCTGCCGCATCAAGGTGGTTGGTCGGTTCGTCAATGGCTAAAATCTGCGGGCGTCGCCACAGGGCCACACCGATTTG from Desulfurellaceae bacterium carries:
- a CDS encoding ABC-F family ATP-binding cassette domain-containing protein, translating into MSHGERKRAQIGVALWRRPQILAIDEPTNHLDAAARDLLITALQSFQGVGLLVSHDRALLDTLCQQCVFIDPPQVVLRPGGFSQGSRQAEAEARRADKQYAHAKRERQRVEREAHRRRADAAQAHHKRSKRGLAKKDHDARGQKNLARATGKDGVGGKLLRQLDARLDRVRHKQEAIGVTKTSALGILMQGTQSKRATLFSLRACRLPLGPDRWLHVPSLYMRPDDRIALTGANGSGKSTLIARLIKSVELPPERVTYIPQEIPRQQAKDIVGQTRSLAKDQRGQLMTMISRLGSRPQRLLETGQPSPGEVRKLLLALGMLHTPHLIVMDEPTNHLDVPSIECLETALHDCPCGLLLVSHDAYFLSRLTKTRWQIRRQDEASSHPDMTLRIVDVDTPQAIG